From Acidovorax sp. 1608163:
GGTGAACGACTTCCCGGTGGAGCGCATTTACCGCGACGTGCGCGTGTGCCAGATCTACGAAGGCACGAGCGACGTGCAGAAGATCCTCATCCAGCGTGCGCTGGCCTAAGGCCCTCCCTTTGCAGAGTATTTGCTATTGATTTAATAGCTTCTAGCGCTTGTTGAATAAGCGCTAGCAGCCATTTTGTTTGAATATTCAGGGTGTGCTGCGCGGCTTCAGCACCACCGTGATCTGGCCGTTGGTCTCGATGGTGGCGCGCTCCACCTCGTGCAATGCCAGGCAGCCGCTGGCGCGCAAGGCGGCGCCCAGGTCGTCGGCGGTGATCAGTTCCTCGCGCATCAGCCGCTCATTCACCTGCCCCTTGTCCACCAGCACCTGGGGCGTGCCGTCCACCCACCGGGCCAGCCAGGGCGAGCGAAAGGTCAGCTGCGCCAGCACCACATGGCAGCCGATCAGCGTCAGGGCCGAGATCAGCCCGCCCACCAGCGAGTTGTCGCCTGCGTTCATCGAGTTCTGCACCGCGTTGGACAGCACCAGCAGCAGCACCAAGTCA
This genomic window contains:
- a CDS encoding DUF421 domain-containing protein, encoding MWQMSVPWWEFVVRGMVVYVFLLVFLRLTGKRQTGQYAPFDLVLLLVLSNAVQNSMNAGDNSLVGGLISALTLIGCHVVLAQLTFRSPWLARWVDGTPQVLVDKGQVNERLMREELITADDLGAALRASGCLALHEVERATIETNGQITVVLKPRSTP